A window of Prolixibacter sp. SD074 contains these coding sequences:
- a CDS encoding glycan-binding surface protein, which yields MKRNRFLFIFRMLVIVLMAGSILASCNKDDNGSTPIVLNSFGPSPALRGTEIRFIGQNLNKVTSIVLPQNIEITEFTMFSGDEIRLVVPQEAEPGYVVLKTPQGDITTKTELGYSEPISIESFAPDSVKSGDTLTIKGDYLGQIKQVIFANNVLVDSAAFKSLSRYEIKILVPIEAQTGKVAISNGAESPIVIYTESDLKVTLPEFTGMTPNPAKPGNAITISGKNFDLVKSIIFNENLTVTDFTLNGTKTTITVNVPVNAKDGAVKLVAFSGVEVASPTALTLVMPVITKIDPNPVKNGAILTITGTDLDLVTSVTFGGDKTGTVTSATETELQVTVPDDAVTGVVTLATQSGNNVTSEELTLIDPVFTSFTPAQAKANTDITITGTDLDLVTTVDFIGGMSGTIASQSETSLAVTVPVGAQTGLITLVAKNGTEVTSPSDFTILTNLPVFSSYTEAKATPGEILTINGTNMDLIKELIFPDNVVATAYGIKTDTKVEVYVPMDAAIGYGQIKMITYEGEEGLLPEIFIGGVEPVADPSLVINDFDETGHDLSWDNWGGTVELGSDPAIAISGNYMHGIADALTGWAWIWGCNHSALPKVEATKADYLLKMDVNLNKPFGSTNVHFQMEMAGNRIDIGGFGVVAADETTPGWITVTYDLSQFADLPDVISGDDTLEWGMNFNYADGSVDITGLYIDNIRFQHK from the coding sequence ATGAAACGAAATAGATTCCTCTTTATATTCCGAATGCTCGTCATCGTTTTGATGGCGGGTTCCATTCTGGCATCCTGTAACAAGGATGACAATGGCAGTACACCGATTGTACTGAACAGCTTTGGACCTTCTCCCGCTTTGCGCGGAACAGAAATCCGTTTTATCGGTCAGAATCTCAATAAGGTAACGAGCATTGTGCTTCCGCAGAACATTGAGATTACTGAGTTTACCATGTTCAGCGGCGATGAGATACGTTTGGTCGTTCCACAGGAAGCTGAACCTGGTTACGTAGTGTTAAAAACGCCTCAGGGCGATATTACAACCAAAACGGAACTGGGATATTCCGAACCCATCTCCATTGAGAGCTTTGCACCCGATTCCGTTAAATCCGGAGACACACTCACCATTAAAGGTGATTACCTGGGTCAGATTAAACAAGTGATCTTTGCCAACAACGTGCTGGTAGATTCGGCTGCTTTCAAAAGCCTGAGTCGCTACGAAATCAAAATTTTGGTTCCCATCGAAGCGCAAACCGGTAAAGTTGCCATCTCAAACGGAGCAGAATCGCCTATCGTAATTTACACCGAAAGCGACCTGAAAGTAACATTGCCCGAATTTACCGGAATGACTCCCAATCCGGCCAAACCGGGAAACGCGATTACTATTTCAGGGAAAAACTTCGATTTGGTAAAATCCATCATCTTCAACGAGAACCTCACGGTGACAGATTTCACTCTCAATGGAACCAAAACAACCATTACGGTAAACGTTCCAGTCAACGCAAAGGACGGAGCAGTAAAACTGGTGGCATTCTCAGGTGTGGAAGTAGCCAGCCCGACAGCATTAACACTGGTAATGCCTGTCATTACGAAGATCGATCCCAATCCGGTGAAAAACGGTGCCATACTAACCATTACCGGAACTGATTTGGATCTGGTCACCTCGGTTACCTTTGGCGGCGATAAGACAGGAACAGTCACTTCCGCAACCGAAACAGAACTTCAGGTTACGGTACCTGACGATGCTGTAACCGGCGTTGTTACGCTGGCCACTCAGTCCGGTAATAATGTAACAAGCGAAGAGCTTACCCTTATTGATCCGGTGTTTACCAGCTTCACTCCTGCTCAGGCGAAAGCCAATACCGACATAACCATTACAGGTACCGATCTCGATTTGGTTACAACAGTCGATTTCATAGGTGGTATGAGTGGTACTATTGCTTCACAATCGGAAACATCGCTGGCGGTAACGGTTCCGGTAGGTGCTCAAACAGGCCTCATCACGTTAGTTGCCAAAAACGGAACTGAAGTTACTTCACCTTCAGATTTCACAATTCTGACCAACCTGCCTGTGTTCTCATCTTATACAGAAGCAAAAGCAACTCCGGGAGAGATTCTGACCATCAACGGAACCAATATGGATCTGATTAAGGAACTGATCTTCCCGGATAATGTGGTCGCTACGGCATATGGTATTAAAACCGATACCAAAGTGGAAGTATATGTTCCAATGGATGCTGCGATTGGCTATGGGCAAATCAAGATGATTACCTACGAAGGTGAAGAAGGCCTGTTGCCGGAAATCTTTATTGGTGGCGTTGAGCCGGTGGCTGATCCGAGTCTGGTCATCAACGATTTTGATGAAACCGGTCACGATCTCAGTTGGGATAACTGGGGCGGCACTGTTGAATTAGGCAGCGATCCGGCAATAGCCATTTCAGGTAACTACATGCACGGAATAGCTGATGCATTGACCGGTTGGGCCTGGATTTGGGGCTGTAACCACTCTGCATTGCCAAAAGTGGAAGCTACAAAAGCTGATTATCTGCTGAAAATGGATGTCAATCTGAACAAGCCATTTGGTAGTACCAATGTGCATTTCCAAATGGAGATGGCCGGTAACCGGATTGATATAGGCGGATTTGGCGTGGTTGCTGCCGACGAAACCACACCGGGATGGATTACCGTCACTTACGACTTGTCTCAATTCGCCGACCTGCCTGATGTGATTTCCGGTGACGATACACTCGAATGGGGTATGAATTTCAATTATGCCGATGGAAGTGTGGATATTACCGGTTTGTACATTGATAATATTAGGTTCCAACACAAATAG
- a CDS encoding M48 family metallopeptidase, which produces MHNSVYYIILVIIVLDFIFERYLEYLNSNSLSVKLPDELKGIYNEEQYARSQKYEKAKSRFSLVTATLSFFVIILMFAFGGFGWLDIYLRQWTTNPIWLALLFFGVIGLASDILTLPFGWYSTFVIEERFGFNKTTVKTFIFDHIKSLLLAAVIGGGLLALVVWIYEQTQGMFWIYTLIVITAFSLFMTMFYSTLVVPLFNKQKPLQDGELRDAIQRFSERAGFKLDNIFVIDGSKRSTKANAYFTGFGAKKRIVLYDTLMGEMENEEIVAVLAHEIGHYKKKHIVSGLLLSLLNTAVMLYIFSLVVGRPEPALALGADVASFHVGLVAFGILYAPLSFLIGMGMNVFSRKNEYQADSFAASYGLAEALGNSLKKLSVKNLSNLTPHKAYVFFHYSHPPLLARLKNLKANNPDK; this is translated from the coding sequence ATGCATAATTCTGTTTATTATATCATCCTGGTAATCATTGTTCTTGACTTTATTTTTGAACGTTACCTTGAATACTTGAATTCAAATTCCCTGTCAGTAAAACTTCCTGACGAGCTGAAGGGAATATACAACGAGGAACAATATGCCCGGTCACAGAAATATGAAAAAGCGAAAAGCCGGTTCTCCCTGGTTACAGCTACCCTGAGCTTTTTCGTGATTATCCTGATGTTTGCCTTTGGCGGTTTTGGGTGGCTCGATATTTACCTGAGACAGTGGACAACCAACCCTATTTGGCTGGCCTTGCTGTTTTTCGGGGTTATTGGCCTGGCTTCCGATATCCTTACTTTACCATTTGGTTGGTACAGCACCTTTGTTATTGAAGAGCGGTTTGGTTTTAATAAAACTACCGTGAAGACTTTCATATTCGATCATATTAAAAGCCTGCTGCTTGCTGCTGTTATCGGGGGCGGTTTGTTGGCGCTGGTTGTATGGATTTATGAGCAGACGCAGGGAATGTTCTGGATTTATACTTTAATCGTCATTACAGCTTTTTCCTTGTTTATGACGATGTTTTATTCCACACTGGTAGTTCCACTTTTCAATAAGCAGAAACCGTTGCAAGATGGTGAGTTACGTGATGCTATTCAACGCTTTTCTGAAAGGGCTGGGTTCAAGCTGGACAACATTTTTGTCATCGATGGGTCGAAACGTTCGACCAAAGCGAATGCCTATTTTACGGGTTTTGGCGCGAAAAAACGTATCGTGCTATATGATACACTGATGGGTGAAATGGAAAACGAAGAGATTGTGGCAGTATTGGCACACGAAATAGGGCATTACAAGAAGAAGCACATTGTTTCCGGTTTGTTGTTGTCGTTACTGAATACGGCTGTGATGCTCTATATCTTCTCACTTGTCGTTGGCCGGCCGGAACCCGCTTTGGCTTTGGGAGCGGATGTGGCAAGTTTTCATGTGGGACTGGTTGCCTTTGGAATTTTGTACGCTCCGCTTTCTTTCCTTATCGGGATGGGTATGAATGTCTTTTCCAGGAAGAACGAGTACCAGGCCGACAGTTTCGCTGCAAGCTATGGATTGGCAGAAGCGTTAGGTAATTCGTTGAAAAAGCTTTCGGTGAAAAACCTGAGTAATCTGACGCCGCACAAAGCTTATGTCTTTTTCCATTACTCGCATCCACCGCTGCTGGCGCGATTGAAGAACCTAAAAGCGAATAATCCTGATAAGTAA
- a CDS encoding glycan-binding surface protein, giving the protein MKTIKSITIFLLFTVVMAGTLFTGCNEESDGVGKHPAIKYIRVTKPQASDSLVVSAYMGSLIAIMGEDLQGLKELWFNDQKAKLNPAYITATSVLVSVPSIIPDSVSDQMILLFKDGQQLTYPFRVDVPAPILSNMLCEYVNAGDTAVIYGNYFLPAEGSDEPNVYFSDNVKAETIVSWSMDELKVIVPDGAVSGKVTVESMYGTTRSSFIFRDNTNIILNFEDSSYGNPWGLGGFGTTNGCSGQYLQFVGTLGAWQWLNPMMFGYWAKYGAGDIPVADGLVDDLELCFEANVVTWSDVPMLIWFDKYDTPDGINPDGDAAQAHWKPYNKDGIKSTYSSNGWITVSIPLSDFIYNKDESKADLKISDISQYTNVTFMLFGASDDTYPIDIRIDNVRIVPLKNK; this is encoded by the coding sequence ATGAAAACAATAAAATCAATCACCATATTTCTCCTGTTTACTGTTGTGATGGCCGGAACGTTATTTACCGGCTGCAACGAGGAATCAGATGGCGTTGGTAAACACCCAGCGATCAAATACATCCGGGTAACCAAACCCCAAGCATCCGACTCGCTGGTAGTAAGCGCCTACATGGGCAGCCTAATAGCCATCATGGGCGAAGATTTGCAAGGGCTGAAAGAGCTCTGGTTCAACGACCAGAAAGCCAAACTGAATCCGGCATACATTACTGCTACATCCGTTCTGGTATCAGTGCCCAGTATCATACCGGACTCAGTTTCTGACCAGATGATACTTCTGTTTAAAGACGGGCAGCAGCTCACCTATCCTTTCCGAGTGGATGTACCTGCACCCATCCTTTCGAATATGCTCTGCGAATATGTAAATGCGGGAGATACCGCAGTGATTTACGGTAACTATTTCCTGCCGGCCGAAGGTTCTGACGAACCCAATGTCTACTTTTCGGATAACGTGAAAGCAGAAACCATCGTCTCCTGGTCGATGGATGAGCTGAAAGTCATCGTACCCGATGGTGCTGTTTCCGGAAAAGTAACGGTAGAATCCATGTATGGAACGACCCGTTCTTCCTTCATATTCCGCGATAATACCAATATTATTCTCAATTTCGAAGATTCATCCTATGGTAATCCTTGGGGACTAGGAGGTTTTGGAACTACTAACGGATGTTCAGGACAATATCTGCAGTTTGTTGGAACGTTGGGAGCGTGGCAGTGGTTGAACCCAATGATGTTCGGCTATTGGGCTAAATATGGCGCGGGTGATATACCGGTAGCTGATGGACTGGTAGACGATCTCGAACTCTGTTTCGAAGCCAATGTGGTGACTTGGTCAGATGTACCGATGCTCATCTGGTTTGATAAGTACGATACGCCCGATGGAATCAATCCGGATGGTGATGCCGCTCAGGCACACTGGAAACCCTACAACAAAGACGGTATAAAATCGACCTATTCATCCAATGGATGGATAACCGTTTCCATTCCGTTATCCGACTTTATCTACAATAAGGATGAATCGAAAGCAGATCTAAAAATCAGCGACATCTCGCAATACACAAATGTCACGTTCATGCTGTTCGGCGCCTCCGACGACACCTACCCTATTGATATCAGAATCGATAACGTTCGCATCGTTCCGTTAAAAAATAAATAA
- a CDS encoding glycosyl hydrolase, producing MNILPSFLTFLLLFLFAGAINAQTTYEAENVSLSSGLSVQTSILGYSGTGYVGNFSNDNDQLTFVFSITTAGYYDISLGVATPYGEKTNDISINGNTTSFTVAQSDAFQEISIGKVRLNEGQNEINIIKNWGWFYVDYLKIVPNNDPAIEFNLTGQLVNPNASDNTKRLYQFLLDNFQKKIISGTMTLNSFDETDWLKEQTGKEPSLIGIDFMHCNRGYTWYDDMTPTNDAKAWYDKNGIPAMCWHWRDPSRLTEEFYTDNTNFDVSKIFDENSAEYQEMLSDIDYISGLLKNLADDDVPVLWRPLHEASGGWFWWGAKGPDACKKLWQIMYDRMVNYHHLNNLIWVWTTDANPNNMDWYPGDAYVDILGVDIYANQGDFSSQYLTFDKIKTDFAGTKMVTLSECGIVPDPDKLQQDEAGWSYFMTWYGDFVEDGTYNPLSHWEKVMNSDYVITLDEMPDLKTYVTSSVDIPLKNGVNFQCFVDPTQRQLKITLQNYQGDYLVKIYNLTGTCFFNQKITEGAIYIPLADLPPGILLVSISTQSQRFSFKVRN from the coding sequence ATGAATATACTTCCATCATTTCTCACATTCCTGTTGCTATTTCTGTTTGCCGGGGCAATCAACGCCCAAACCACCTACGAAGCAGAAAATGTCTCATTGAGTTCCGGACTTTCCGTCCAGACGTCCATTTTGGGGTATTCGGGTACAGGATATGTGGGTAACTTCTCGAACGACAACGACCAGCTTACCTTCGTATTTTCCATAACAACTGCTGGTTATTACGACATTTCATTGGGTGTCGCTACACCTTACGGCGAAAAAACCAACGATATTTCGATTAACGGTAATACCACTTCATTTACGGTAGCACAATCCGATGCTTTTCAGGAAATTAGCATTGGAAAAGTTCGTTTAAATGAAGGTCAGAACGAGATCAACATCATCAAAAACTGGGGTTGGTTTTATGTAGATTACCTGAAGATTGTGCCAAACAACGATCCCGCTATCGAATTTAATCTTACCGGGCAACTGGTTAATCCCAATGCAAGCGATAATACGAAGCGATTGTATCAGTTTCTGTTGGATAATTTTCAGAAGAAAATCATCTCCGGAACCATGACACTCAATAGTTTCGATGAAACAGACTGGTTGAAGGAACAAACCGGAAAAGAACCCTCTCTTATCGGGATTGACTTCATGCATTGCAACCGAGGCTACACCTGGTACGACGACATGACGCCTACAAACGATGCCAAAGCCTGGTACGACAAAAACGGAATACCTGCAATGTGCTGGCATTGGCGCGATCCTTCACGGCTAACCGAAGAGTTTTATACCGACAATACTAACTTCGATGTATCGAAAATTTTCGATGAGAACTCCGCTGAATACCAGGAAATGCTCAGCGATATCGACTACATTTCAGGACTGCTGAAGAATCTTGCCGATGACGATGTACCAGTTTTATGGCGTCCGCTACATGAAGCCTCAGGAGGCTGGTTTTGGTGGGGTGCCAAAGGCCCGGATGCCTGTAAAAAGTTGTGGCAAATCATGTACGACCGGATGGTTAATTACCACCATTTAAATAACCTAATTTGGGTATGGACTACCGATGCCAATCCCAACAATATGGATTGGTACCCCGGTGACGCGTATGTCGATATTTTGGGCGTGGATATTTATGCAAACCAGGGAGATTTTAGCTCGCAATACCTCACATTCGATAAAATCAAAACTGACTTTGCCGGAACGAAGATGGTCACACTCAGCGAATGCGGAATTGTACCCGATCCCGATAAACTTCAGCAAGATGAGGCCGGATGGTCCTATTTTATGACCTGGTACGGCGATTTTGTGGAAGATGGCACCTACAATCCGCTTAGTCACTGGGAAAAGGTGATGAACAGCGACTACGTTATCACGCTGGACGAGATGCCTGATCTGAAAACCTATGTCACGTCTTCAGTCGATATTCCGCTGAAAAACGGCGTGAATTTTCAATGCTTTGTTGATCCAACGCAAAGGCAGTTGAAAATTACACTACAAAACTATCAGGGAGACTATTTGGTCAAAATATACAACCTAACGGGAACGTGCTTTTTTAATCAAAAAATTACTGAAGGCGCCATTTACATCCCTCTGGCCGATCTTCCCCCGGGTATTTTATTGGTTTCAATCAGCACCCAGTCACAACGATTCAGTTTTAAAGTGAGGAATTAG
- a CDS encoding universal stress protein, protein MSDKLVTVARFSYLHRAYLMKGWLDSSGIESCILNQGLRYAIRSEAQNRVELQVREGDVEKALEIIDQVNKKYGPEFQEPDDMVAAIRRILVPIDFSPFALNAARYAVHLAKQKQAELVLVHAFFNPIVSPWGYDNTYIYPSSVTDALNEIEEHATRGMTKFVSDLRQYMEGKDLLDITLTTRLVGGIAEETILELVENENFDIIVLGAKGKSRSDYWYGSVTAKIMQKAKIPVLAIPENSIYKEEMFKRVMYTTNFDKSDGPAIRMLLNIVRPLDVHIYVVHIDTTDENPFAKYDLTHFKEKYAGIPEDVSMDFDLIKNDNQVKGIEQYIKEKEIDIISLTTHKRNLITSILRPSVARELFFQTSIPLLVFHSKD, encoded by the coding sequence ATGTCTGATAAGTTGGTTACCGTTGCTCGTTTTAGCTATCTGCACCGTGCTTACCTGATGAAAGGTTGGCTTGATTCGTCCGGTATCGAAAGCTGCATCCTGAACCAGGGATTGCGCTATGCTATCCGTTCCGAGGCCCAGAACCGGGTTGAACTTCAGGTAAGAGAAGGAGATGTGGAAAAAGCGTTGGAAATCATCGACCAGGTAAATAAAAAGTACGGGCCCGAATTCCAGGAACCCGATGATATGGTTGCTGCCATCCGGCGAATTCTTGTGCCGATAGATTTTTCCCCCTTTGCACTCAATGCAGCACGCTATGCTGTTCATCTGGCGAAACAGAAGCAGGCGGAATTGGTGTTGGTTCACGCCTTTTTTAACCCAATTGTCAGTCCGTGGGGATACGACAATACCTATATCTATCCAAGTAGTGTAACTGATGCCCTTAACGAAATTGAGGAGCATGCAACACGTGGAATGACAAAATTTGTGAGTGATCTCAGGCAGTATATGGAGGGGAAAGATCTGTTGGACATTACACTAACCACCCGGTTGGTGGGCGGGATTGCTGAAGAGACTATTTTGGAACTGGTTGAAAACGAAAATTTTGACATTATTGTGTTAGGAGCAAAAGGTAAATCGCGTTCGGATTACTGGTATGGAAGTGTAACAGCCAAAATCATGCAAAAAGCCAAGATTCCGGTGCTGGCCATTCCTGAAAATTCCATTTACAAGGAGGAGATGTTCAAGCGCGTTATGTATACGACAAACTTTGATAAATCGGATGGGCCCGCAATCCGGATGTTACTGAATATTGTACGGCCGCTGGATGTTCACATTTATGTTGTTCATATCGATACCACCGACGAAAATCCCTTTGCGAAATATGATTTGACCCATTTTAAAGAGAAATATGCCGGCATACCGGAAGATGTATCCATGGATTTCGATTTGATCAAGAATGATAATCAGGTAAAAGGTATTGAGCAGTACATCAAGGAGAAGGAGATTGATATTATTTCGCTTACGACACATAAACGAAACCTGATTACTTCGATTCTGAGGCCGAGCGTGGCTCGTGAATTATTCTTCCAGACATCTATACCACTTTTGGTTTTTCATTCGAAGGATTAA
- a CDS encoding DUF6340 family protein — MKRIRIIVYFLFVLAGISLLGGCSAVRTVNIQLLQPPPSYVPDSIQGLTVFNRSMTPDFKNWDRDSLEQLLSDRHLELDTTLRDSIAADTVIQVAAHQLFNSDRFDVVIPKEKNLTNFLPSTISPGPLDWEFVTTMCKNFNTDALLVLESFSEEVNTDFDSGYEQDFSGNMVETYYGALDLTYHSRWRLYDPKHRERVRAFNVTDTIFWDSYGYTAEEMYYKLPSIKDALVEGGVVTGQDLARKIAPQWKDARRHIFATGNKAIDKAIPLAENGKWEAAQKIWEKYAGVGSKSRRSKVEFNLALANEMNGDIEEAIAWGVKSYKTYYRHQTDEYLRILDKRRKLLKKIDEEKEAD; from the coding sequence ATGAAGAGGATCCGCATCATAGTTTATTTTCTTTTTGTGCTGGCAGGCATCTCCCTGCTTGGCGGTTGCTCGGCTGTCCGGACAGTGAATATCCAGTTGCTTCAGCCGCCGCCATCCTATGTTCCTGATTCTATTCAGGGTCTGACGGTTTTTAACCGGAGCATGACACCTGATTTTAAAAACTGGGATCGCGATTCGCTGGAACAGTTGCTGTCTGACCGTCATTTGGAGCTGGATACCACACTTCGCGATAGCATTGCTGCTGATACAGTAATCCAGGTGGCAGCACACCAATTGTTCAATTCGGACCGGTTTGACGTGGTTATTCCCAAAGAGAAAAATCTGACTAATTTCCTGCCTTCGACCATTAGCCCCGGGCCTCTGGATTGGGAGTTTGTAACGACCATGTGCAAAAACTTCAATACCGATGCCCTTCTGGTGTTGGAAAGTTTCAGTGAGGAGGTCAATACCGATTTCGACAGTGGTTATGAGCAGGATTTTTCCGGTAATATGGTCGAAACCTATTACGGAGCCTTGGATCTTACGTATCACTCCCGGTGGAGGCTTTACGATCCGAAACACCGTGAGAGGGTGCGGGCTTTCAATGTTACCGATACAATTTTCTGGGATTCATATGGATACACAGCCGAAGAGATGTACTACAAGCTGCCGTCGATTAAGGACGCACTGGTTGAAGGCGGAGTAGTAACCGGACAGGATCTGGCCCGCAAAATCGCGCCGCAGTGGAAGGACGCCCGAAGGCACATCTTCGCCACCGGGAATAAGGCTATCGATAAGGCGATTCCATTAGCTGAGAACGGCAAATGGGAAGCAGCCCAAAAGATTTGGGAAAAGTATGCCGGTGTGGGTTCTAAAAGCAGAAGGAGTAAGGTGGAGTTTAATCTGGCGCTGGCCAATGAAATGAACGGCGATATCGAAGAAGCGATTGCATGGGGGGTGAAGTCGTACAAGACTTACTACCGGCACCAAACAGACGAATATCTCAGGATACTGGACAAACGAAGAAAATTACTGAAAAAGATCGACGAAGAGAAAGAGGCCGATTAA
- a CDS encoding DUF6340 family protein, translating to MKPNHLLLIILVLFLFSGCYTTNNFGFVDMQVMEPAVVSLPDSIVNLALVDFHRNPVSNGIKFRNNADSVINCYAAASLKGFESQTDSVQYFHHVAVVHNGLDFFPKGLAVPDSVLRSKMSAFCGSMGVQALVGLDTVWISDNNTNNQLVKQVVLGARWSFFNTLGGLNTYWKIYADTMLWIPNRAELITYEKNNRYPKTFVDVLETYGENNGARVAMLFVPSWKWTDRLIYYSGNEEMKRADSLVAKNQWEEAAEIWTKMAKSDNKNIEAKATYNMALACEMLGHLELALEWVSKSYHVYNNEDHKQKCKDYIDILATRLQQERKLKKQFGA from the coding sequence ATGAAGCCTAACCATTTGTTATTAATTATTTTAGTTCTTTTTTTATTCTCAGGATGTTATACAACCAATAATTTTGGATTTGTCGATATGCAGGTGATGGAGCCTGCCGTCGTTTCGTTGCCCGACAGTATTGTGAACCTCGCACTGGTCGATTTTCACCGGAATCCCGTTTCGAATGGAATTAAATTCAGGAACAATGCAGATAGCGTTATCAACTGCTATGCTGCTGCAAGTCTGAAAGGATTTGAATCACAAACAGACAGTGTTCAGTACTTTCATCATGTTGCTGTAGTGCACAACGGGCTTGATTTTTTCCCAAAAGGTTTGGCAGTACCCGATTCCGTTTTGCGCTCCAAAATGTCAGCTTTTTGTGGTTCCATGGGAGTTCAGGCCCTGGTCGGGCTTGACACCGTTTGGATAAGTGATAACAACACAAATAACCAGCTCGTAAAGCAGGTGGTTCTTGGGGCGCGGTGGAGTTTTTTTAATACTCTTGGTGGTTTAAATACTTATTGGAAAATATACGCCGATACCATGCTTTGGATTCCCAACCGGGCGGAATTGATTACTTATGAGAAAAACAACAGATACCCGAAAACTTTTGTCGACGTGCTTGAAACGTATGGCGAAAACAATGGCGCCCGGGTGGCTATGTTGTTTGTTCCTTCCTGGAAATGGACTGACCGGTTGATTTATTATTCGGGTAACGAAGAGATGAAAAGAGCCGATAGTCTGGTCGCGAAAAATCAATGGGAGGAAGCTGCTGAAATCTGGACTAAAATGGCCAAAAGCGATAATAAAAACATTGAAGCAAAGGCGACTTACAATATGGCTTTGGCCTGCGAAATGCTCGGCCATCTTGAATTGGCACTCGAATGGGTTTCCAAATCATATCATGTTTACAATAACGAAGACCATAAACAGAAATGTAAGGACTACATTGATATCCTGGCTACACGCTTGCAACAGGAGCGAAAGCTTAAAAAACAGTTTGGTGCCTGA
- a CDS encoding DUF6340 family protein codes for MKTRRFILAIMASTLLFASCTTTQLVPIEVLKPGKVTLPANMRNLAFIARNFKYDVDTLDNYYSFNYKLKKAPEKQNERLDSLAVQSALDNLQKKLLATGRYDTIVTYPYNAIRPHRGKHVLLLSSDFVSKICRESHVDGLVALEMLSYFYSKVTPGVRDDSGESSVKINALWALYLPGKEKPVDHFRYTDNLVWNRYDQYGNLDMKKVNPDRKAAVELAAQIAGEQYAHHMGPLWTTANRTIVTPSGDEWKKATQMAQKNQWEEAAAIWNRLASVQVAKNRGIAELNLAVAAEMMNQIDLAVSWASKAVKLMDGKRYGPVAGQYLAVLLDRQKQISRLNQQMK; via the coding sequence ATGAAAACACGCCGGTTTATTTTAGCGATAATGGCCAGCACACTGCTTTTTGCTTCATGTACGACCACACAATTGGTTCCCATTGAAGTACTGAAACCTGGAAAGGTAACGCTTCCTGCAAATATGCGAAATTTGGCTTTTATAGCCCGTAATTTCAAATACGACGTCGACACACTGGATAACTACTATAGTTTCAATTATAAGCTAAAAAAGGCCCCTGAAAAGCAAAATGAGAGGCTTGATAGTTTGGCAGTTCAATCCGCGTTAGACAATCTTCAGAAAAAACTACTGGCGACGGGGCGTTACGATACGATTGTGACGTATCCGTACAACGCGATTCGGCCACATCGTGGTAAGCATGTTTTGCTGTTGTCTTCCGATTTTGTATCTAAAATATGTCGGGAAAGCCATGTTGACGGGCTGGTTGCGCTGGAAATGCTTAGCTATTTCTATTCCAAAGTAACTCCCGGAGTACGAGACGATTCAGGGGAATCCAGTGTAAAAATCAATGCGCTTTGGGCACTTTATCTACCGGGAAAAGAAAAACCAGTCGACCATTTTCGTTATACCGACAATTTGGTGTGGAACCGCTACGACCAGTATGGCAATCTGGATATGAAGAAAGTGAACCCGGACCGAAAAGCAGCGGTTGAATTGGCGGCCCAAATTGCCGGAGAACAGTATGCGCATCATATGGGACCTTTGTGGACAACGGCCAACCGTACTATTGTAACCCCTTCCGGTGATGAGTGGAAAAAGGCCACACAAATGGCGCAGAAAAATCAATGGGAAGAAGCTGCGGCCATTTGGAATCGGCTTGCTTCGGTCCAGGTTGCTAAAAACCGTGGAATTGCTGAACTAAACCTGGCTGTTGCTGCTGAAATGATGAACCAAATTGACTTAGCGGTCAGTTGGGCATCAAAAGCAGTCAAATTGATGGATGGTAAACGATATGGCCCCGTGGCCGGACAGTACCTCGCTGTTCTATTGGACCGTCAGAAACAAATTTCCAGGCTAAACCAACAAATGAAATAA